A single window of Colletotrichum higginsianum IMI 349063 chromosome 8, whole genome shotgun sequence DNA harbors:
- a CDS encoding 2OG-Fe(II) oxygenase superfamily protein: MTATERVPAGKKKIFLNSYDGPTYRLVSANPARDCTPDEIPIIDLEGMNGDLNARKSVAADILHAAETSGFFYIKNHGIPERVTEDAHRKGIEFFKLPEAQKRKLESTTSAYGYCGFRERQANPAETKDRKEAFMCHYEPEFDPLHEQALDSVPAHVRQHLPKEDFDWTDEGDSAVLPGFKSSVLAHWRACLALSRRLIRVVALALDLPEDHFDHLTTYPGGDFAINFYPGHGDEPVQNPDEVGVGAHTDLQILTLLWQDGHRGLQVLNSAGEWMWAPPIRGTFVVNIGDFFMRMTNDRLSSTVHRVIQHGREDRISMPFFFGTNPSLQPLKDEVMGLPSFNFDQKLGVLPTCVDESNPAKYEPVTCGELIARRLALAENTR, encoded by the exons ATGACAGCAACCGAAAGAGTGCCAGCtggcaagaagaagatatTCTTGAACAGTTATGATGGCCCGACTTACAGACTGGTATCTGCGAACCCAGCACGCGATTGTACACCGGATGAGATCCCCATCATCGACCTCGAAGGGATGAACGGCGACCTCAATGCCCGCAAGTCTGTTGCCGCCGATATATTGCATGCGGCGGAGACCAGCGGGTTCTTTTACATAAAGAACCATGGCATCCCCGAACGCGTAACAGAAGATGCCCATCGAAAGGGTATAGA GTTCTTCAAACTGCCCGAGGCGCAGAAGCGAAAGCTGGAatcgacaacctcggcgtACGGCTACTGCGGCTTCCGGGAACGACAGGCCAACCCTGCCGAAACAAAGGACAGGAAAGAAGCTTTCATGTGCCATTATGAGCCTGAGTTCGACCCCCTTCACGAGCAAGCCCTCGATAGCGTGCCTGCACACGTCAGACAGCACCTTCCCAAAGAGGATTTCGACTGGACCGACGAAGGGGACTCTGCCGTCCTCCCAGGGTTCAAGTCCTCGGTCCTGGCTCACTGGCGTGCTTGTCTGGCGCTTTCGCGCCGTCTGATACGGGTCGTCGCCCTGGCCCTCGATCTTCCCGAGGACCACTTTGATCACCTCACGACGTATCCCGGCGGTGATTTTGCAATCAATTTCTACCCTGGCCACGGTGACGAGCCTGTCCAGAACCCCGACGAGGTCGGTGTCGGTGCGCACACGGATCTGCAGATTTTGACGCTGCTGTGGCAGGATGGGCATAGGGGCCTGCAAGTGCTCAACAGCGCGGGGGAATGGATGTGGGCGCCGCCAATCCGCGGCACATTCGTCGTCAACATTGGCGACTTCTTCATGCGGATGACCAATGACAGACTCAGCTCGACAGTTCATCGGGTTATCCAGCACGGCAGGGAAGACAGGATCTCGATGCCCTTTTTCTTCGGTACAAACCCCTCTCTTCAGCCTCTCAAGGACGAGGTCATGGGCCTCCCGA GTTTCAACTTTGACCAGAAACTTGGCGTTCTGCCAACCTGCGTCGATGAGAGCAACCCGGCCAAGTATGAGCCTGTTACGTGCGGTGAG CTTATTGCAAGACGATTGGCCCTGGCGGAAAATACACGCTAG
- a CDS encoding C6 zinc finger domain protein → MPHEADSPAVRRRRLSNESRRSGPGKEDLSRKRKRRILSCDTCRRQKCRCELDEESETCARCRSLRITCTWNDSGDTHSASSRETPSKPDIEGRFRSLEASIVDLKATIQMLASGSRPDVRRTLATDRQERPHQPRPHPAHADQDSNEGCDASKAPGKEDVEPADRHVYSSPAEVVRKVGNQLSGGYRRTFDVQADVVSLGLLDDKTARDLVAEFVRRRRNTLLINSEVDLAPKNRDLRHASPFLHDVCCLHAMRFSEHSSSVLHRRVFEHVRLQMGQLMVASPLPLEELMGILIMSLWASAPSDFGAVSAGWADTTVAGSRIHRQLVGQRALRTASNAEHQFLGNTIENQIQDVDGRGSEGHEALVQYLPEKPPNKLRSYLHWAATTSRPATVPAAYLQQCKLLLNFEEVTMRDAMVYAEIMLYLLLQDKFSQRLYLSGDGTCEELSAWKTRWNYLFELPAASTLRISYSIAWLILARRSLEHDQAAPDHDSLSSSPRLHPVDAAANNGAHSQPSSQGPPDVTQFRVSAFATDVVRAFVDMPTSRAEELPEFHRLCVAYAMLIISKYEQKPSLTMGGSPSGQDDVVLQLLRDAQKHNGVKGNSAPSAIQFGLERALKKVSSRVEGRSSRAGADVGSEALGGNNGSLGAELSLSGAAVAAGPTWAQTTQDQQGDTPGQQHEHPSSHFTGATLVPEFDGSLSLETMDFFFSGGHLGLGDQSFF, encoded by the exons ATGCCCCACGAGGCGGACTCGCCGGctgtccgccgccgcaggcTGAGCAACGAAAGCCGGCGGAGTGGGCCGGGGAAGGAGGATCTGAGTCGCAAGAGGAAGAGACGTATCCTCTCGTGCGACACGTGTCGGAGGCAGAAGTGTCGGTGTGAGCTTGACGAGGAGTCGGAGACTTGTGCGCGGTGCCGCTCGCTGAG AATCACATGTACGTGGAACGACAGCGGCGACACGCATTCAGCTTCTTCCCGTGAGACGCCAAGCAAGCCTGATATCGAAGGAAG GTTCCGAAGCCTAGAGGCATCGATAGTTGACCTCAAGGCGACGATACAGATGCTTGCTTCCGGAAGCCGGCCTGATGTTAGAAGGACCTTGGCGACTGACCGACAGGAACGACCGCATCAACCGCGGCCACATCCGGCACATGCGGACCAGGACAGCAACGAAGGCTGCGACGCCTCCAAGGCGCCTGGAAAGGAGGATGTCGAGCCAGCGGACCGGCACGTCTATTCGTCCCCGGCGGAAGTTGTGCGGAAAGTTGGAAATCAGCTGAGCGGAGGGTATCGAAGGACGTTTGATGTTCAGGCGGACGTCGTGTCGTTGGGTCTTTTGGATGACAAGACGGCTCGTGACCTGGTTGCTGA ATTTGTACGCCGTCGACGGAACACTCTCCTTATCAATAGCGAGGTTGATCTCGCCCCAAAAAATAGGGACCTCCGGCACGCGTCGCCTTTCCTGCACGATGTATGCTGCCTGCACGCGATGCGTTTCTCCGAGCACAGCTCGTCGGTGCTCCACCGGCGCGTGTTTGAGCACGTGAGACTGCAGATGGGCCAGCTGATGGTTGCAAGCCCACTGCCCCTGGAGGAGTTGATGGGTATCTTGATCATGAGCCTGTGGGCTTCAGCGCCGTCG GACTTTGGTGCGGTGAGTGCAGGTTGGGCTGACACAACGGTAGCAGGGTCCCGAATACATCGACAGTTGGTTGGTCAGCGGGCACTGCGCACAGCAAGCAATGCTGAGCATCAATTTCTCGGAAATACTATCGAGAACCAAATACaggacgtcgacggcagAGGATCAGAGGGTCATGAGGCTTTGGTCCAATACCTGCCTG AGAAGCCCCCGAACAAGTTGAGATCTTATCTACA TTGGGCGGCGACTACTAGTCGACCGGCAACTGTGCCCGCCGCGTACCTCCAGCAGTGCAAACTCTTGCTCAACTTTGAGGAAGTGACGATGAGAGATGCCATGGTGTATGCTGAGATCATGCTATACCTTTTGCTGCAAGATAAGTTCTCGCAGAGGCTGTACCTGAGCGGTGACGGCACATGCGAGGAACTTTCCGCGTGGAAGACAAGGTGGAACTATTTGTTTG AACTTCCTGCCGCCTCGACGTTGAGAATAAGCTACTCGATCGCATGGCTGATCCTTGCCCGTCGTTCACTCGAACACGACCAGGCCGCACCGGACCACGACTCcttgtcgagctcgccgaggttgCACCCGGTTGACGCCGCGGCGAACAACGGAGCTCACAGCCAGCCGAGCTCGCAGGGTCCTCCCGACGTGACGCAGTTCCGTGTCAGTGCCTTCGCGACGGACGTTGTTCGGGCGTTTGTCGACATGCCGACCTCtcgcgccgaggagctgccCGAATTTCACCGTCTGTGCGTGGCATACGCAATGCTTATTATCTCGAAGTACGAGCAGAAGCCGTCGCTGACGATGGGGGGCTCGCCGTCCGGCCAAGACGATGTGGTGTTGCAGCTGCTACGCGACGCGCAGAAACACAACGGCGTCAAGGGGAATAGCGCACCGTCGGCAATACAATTCGGGCTGGAGAGGGCGCTGAAGAAGGTCTCTTCCCGGGTCGAGGGACGCTCCTCCAGAGCCGGGGCTGATGTCGGGTCCGAGGCCCTCGGGGGTAACAATGGGTCGCTCGGGGCGGAATTGTCCTTGTCGggagcggcggtggcggctgGCCCAACCTGGGCGCAAACAACGCAAGACCAGCAAGGGGACACGCCGGGGCAACAGCACGAGCATCCTTCTTCCCATTTCACGGGGGCAACGCTGGTCCCAGAGTTTGACGGATCTCTTTCCTTGGAGACGATGGATTTCTTTTTCAGCGGTGGGCACCTCGGGCTCGGAGACCAATCGTTCTTCTGA
- a CDS encoding Major facilitator superfamily transporter — protein sequence MGLGILESKTLDHVPGTTRYFDDPSRPRTATSAHHGLKVDSSAHEPIILLLYQIPQPSDDPNDPLNWPLWKRDLITFVLSLTAIFATALGPILAANTVTIALLFRTSFTHIALLTGYFLLGVGAAAIFFVPSARVWGKRHLFIVGTCILIASSAWAGAVGTSYNSLLAARIVQGIGCTPFETLVNAAVGDLYFVHQRGSRMAFTNLAVFGGAFFTPIVVGKITHSIGWWWTFYFEAIFCAIMLPAVFFLCPETSYRRDAALNTDMAAESIELVNKPSSFNDGPSSSPGDDHEKLTAGASTNSPGLEPSRGAHTPKKTFVQSLALFDGRKTDEGYWKLLLRPFPLFVQPAFLWGCLIQGTMIGWTVFIGVIVAAIFLGPPYYWNEVYAGYAYVGAFVGALVGFIIAGIFADWSASFMTRRNGGIYEPEFRIVMVLPMFVVGGMGLYGFAITSAGLATREYHYSIPLIFFGLEVAGMVIGAVASSLYIVDAYRDLAIEGFTVMIIFKNIFSFGLTYSAYDWIIAGGIKPTMIAISSIQVVVCALSIPMYIYGKRVRAYFYQHDLLKITGLR from the exons ATGGGTCTCGGTATTCTCGAATCCAAGACCTTGGACCATGTGCCAG GGACGACGCGCTACTTCGACGATCCGAGTCGCCCCCGGACCGCGACCAGTGCCCACCATGGATTGAAAGTCGATTCGAGCGCCCACGAGCCCATTATACTT CTTCTCTACCAGATCCCCCAACCCTCCGACGACCCGAACGATCCCCTCAACTGGCCCCTATGGAAGCGAGACCTCATCACTTTCGTCCTGTCCCTCACAGCCATCTTTGCGACCGCCCTTGGGCCGATCCTTGCCGCCAACACCGTGACGATCGCTCTGCTCTTCCGCACCAGCTTCACCCACATCGCTCTTCTCACCGGATACTTTCTTCTCGGAGTCGGTGCCGCAGCCATCTTCTTCGTGCCCTCTGCACGTGTCTGGGGCAAGCGCCATCTCTTTATCGTTGGAACATGCATCCTCATCGCATCCTCCGCTTGGGCCGGCGCTGTCGGCACCAGCTACAACTCGCTTCTGGCTGCTCGCATCGTTCAGGGCATTGGTTGCACTCCGTTTGAAACCCTCGTTAACGCCGCCGTTGGTGACTTGTACTTCGTCCATCAGCGTGGCTCGCGCATGGCGTTCACGAACTTGGCTGTGTTTGGTGGCGCCTTCTTCACACCCATTGTCGTCGGCAAGATCACTCACAGTATCGGCTGGTGGTGGACCTTTTACTTCGAGGCGATTTTCTGCGCCATCATGCTTCCTGCCGTCTTCTTTCTCTGCCCGGAGACGTCGTACCGCCGGGACGCCGCGCTCAACACAGACATGGCTGCAGAATCCATCGAACTCGTCAACAAGCCTAGCTCCTTCAATGACGGCCCCAGCAGCAGTCCAGGCGACGACCACGAGAAGTTGACCGCCGGTGCATCCACAAATTCCCCCGGGCTGGAGCCTAGCCGAGGAGCCCACACACCCAAGAAGACGTTTGTCCAGTCGCTCGCTCTCTTCGACGGCCGCAAGACGGACGAGGGCTACTGGAAACTTCTTCTGCGTCCGTTCCCGTTGTTTGTTCAACCCGCCTTCCTGTGGGGATGTTTGATCCAGGGCACCATGATCGGCTGGACAGTCTTCATCGGCGTCATTGTAGCCGCCATTTTCTTGGGTCCGCCTTACTACTGGAACGAGGTTTATGCCGGCTACGCCTATGTTGGCGCCTTTGTAGGGGCTCTTGTCGGATTCATCATTGCCGGTATTTTCGCCGACTGGAGTGCCAGCTTCATGACCCGCCGCAACGGTGGTATCTATGAGCCCGAGTTCCGCATCGTCATGGTTCTTCCTATGTTTGTTGTCGGCGGTATGGGCCTGTACGGCTTCGCAATCACTTCCGCTGGCCTGGCCACAAGGGAATATCACTACAGCATCCCGCTCATTTTCTTCggtctcgaggtcgccggcaTGGTTATTGGTGCTGTCGCGAGTTCTTTGTATATTGTCGACGCCTATCGTGATCTCGCCATCGAGGGCTTCACCGTCATGATCATCTTCAAGAACATCTTCAGTTTCGGTCTGACGTACAGCGCTTACGACTGGATCATCGCGGGTGGTATTAAGCCCACCATGATCGCAATTTCAAGTATCCAGGTGGTAGTCTGCGCTCTCAGCATCCCAATGT ACATATACGGCAAACGTGTTCGCGCCTATTTCTACCAGCACGATCTGCTCAAGATTACTGGCCTACGATGA